A part of Aegilops tauschii subsp. strangulata cultivar AL8/78 chromosome 2, Aet v6.0, whole genome shotgun sequence genomic DNA contains:
- the LOC109753294 gene encoding uncharacterized protein, producing MHGAVFLRQAASRAAPPLLPPGPRLPRRLQRADPRDGGAVRLEHMRWLVRRGRWYDALFYLNIFLPPLKSERRSLRARIFHNFLLMHGRFADVVAGNKDPYLDKQYANGRSNSTDAERRFRSMNYSILAPDAGQLRAAIDWDRVRSHAEFVVRKMALATPELRRPMVLPSRCMMPHDVLPIGTGLFRKRRVKKQGPQPPKREATALKHQQYCRQLRDSSVGSKDEELGLLVNFLDETLQAGLPRGCTLSYDLQPSGKEVELAADSSHAPSAQTMLGTSTDKVKVHATSLVRISGAPICQIISGALKVHAKNPGILSPTNADTKRLIQAGCHDRNQMDGLRTVEDDIYPKKQRTDGAFDEASSVPAFGGRVSTDTSTLVNFRPKLRPVCSM from the exons ATGCACGGCGCAGTATTCCTGCGTCAAGCGGCTTCGCGAGCGgcgcctcctctccttcctcctggaccaAGGCTTCCACGGCGCCTTCAGAGA GCTGAcccgcgagacggcggcgctgtTCGACTGGAGCACATGCGGTGGCTGGTCAGGCGGGGCCGGTGGTACGACGCCCTCTTTTACCTCAACATCTTCCTGCCGCCGCTCAAAAGTGAGCGGAGGAGCCTCCGCGCCAGGATCTTCCACAACTTCCTCCTCATGCACGGTCGCTTCGCCGACGTCGTCGCCGGCAACAAGGACCCGTACCTGGACAAGCAGTATGCCAACGGCCGCAGTAACTCCACAGACGCCGAGCGCAGGTTCCGTTCCATGAACTACTCCATACTCGCCCCGGACGCCGGCCAGCTCAGGGCTGCCATCGACTGGGACAGAGTGAGGAGCCATGCAGAGTTTGTTGTCCGCAAGATGGCTCTTGCTACTCCAGAGCTGAGACGCCCGATGGTGTTGCCGTCCCGCTGCATGATGCCGCACGATGTACTCCCCATTGGGACCGG TTTGTTCCGGAAGAGACGCGTGAAGAAACAAGGCCCCCAGCCGCCAAAAAGAGAAGCTACAGCTTTGAAACA CCAGCAGTATTGCAGACAGTTAAGGGATTCGAGCGTCG GGTCGAAAGATGAAGAACTGGGACTGCTGGTCAATTTCCTTG ATGAGACTCTACAGGCTGGCCTACCTAGAGggtgcacactaagctatgaccTTCAACCAAGCGGGAAGGAAG TTGAACTTGCTGCAGATTCTTCTCATGCTCCGTCTGCGCAGACCATGCTTGGCACATCCACAGATAAAGTTAAAGTCCATGCCACATCATTAGTGAGAATTTCTG GTGCTCCAATCTGCCAGATCATTTCTGGTGCCTTGAAAGTTCATGCTAAAAACCCTGGGATATTGTCACCAACAAATGCAG ACACAAAGCGTCTGATACAAGCAGGTTGTCATGATCGGAATCAAATGGATGGACTGAGAACTGTTGAGGATGATATTTATCCAAAAAAGCAACGAACAGATGGGGCATTTGATGAAGCAAGTTCG GTGCCGGCGTTTGGAGGCAGAGTGTCCACCGACACCAGCACACTGGTGAACTTCAGGCCGAAGCTGAGGCCCGTCTGCTCCATGTGA